From Leptospira kirschneri serovar Cynopteri str. 3522 CT:
GTTTATGAGTTTGAAACTAGATTTTGTTGTTAAGTTCGTAACATTTTCAAAACGTTTCCGAAAAGATACTATCTAAATATTCTTTTTGTACTTTGCATCTGGGTTTTTGGATTCCGTTTTTCATCGTAAAAATTCTTTTTTTGTTTTGGAAGATTTCCAAGTTCCAGGTCTTTTTTTGTAATTTTGTATGTACGTAGGATACAAACGAATCCGCAAAAAAATCGTCAGCATTTGTAGCAGAATAAAGAGTAGGAAATGGAGTTTCCTCTAAAATGGGATAAATACGATCCCAATTTTTAGAAAGTTCAATCGGTTTAGATGTATAGAATTTGATTTCTTTTCGAACCGGAAAAAACCAATCTAAGAAAGAAACGTCTTCTGTTTCCCAAATTCCTTTTGAAAATTCAAATTCGCTAAAGTTTCTATGTTCTTCCCTAAAATCAGGCACGATTTTTTTTTGAACAGATACGATATGTCCTACTTCGTGTAACAGTATGTATTCGATTGCGGTTTCAATTTTGTCTTTTGTGTCCGATTCGATTCTCACTTTAATTTGAATATTGCCGGGAGTAAAAGGTGAATTTTCCTTTTGAGTGATCCATTGATTTGCGGTTTGATTCAATAGTTTTGTATCCAAAAAGACTATTCCACCTTTGGGTCCGGTGTTATCATAAACAAAGGAACTTAAGCCGCTACTTCCTAAATTTTTACAAAGTATTATTTTAAAAAGAGAACGATCAAGTATCGTATTTACTGAATTGGGTAGAGATTTTCTGACGGCGCTTAGACGTTCTTTCCAAGGATTCAATTCGTTTTCCGTTTCCGGTAAATCGGAAATACCGTCGATTCGATTCATTTCCTGAACGAAGTTTTGTTCTTCCGAGTCAAGTCCGGAAATTCTTTGTTCCCAACCTTCTATTGAAGAATAACGTTCTATTTGAGTAATCGGATGTTCTCTAAAGAGCCGATAATAAGGGTTATTTCCCTGAGAAGGTTTACAAAATAAGATTCCAAAAAAGACAAATACTTTCCAATTTGTTTTTAAATGTTTTACTAAGAACATAGTTAAAGATTTTTCTAAAATCCTTAAAAGTAAACTCGAATCGGAGTTGGGCTTTTGATTTTGAAAAAAAGATCGGAATGATTTGCGCTTATTTAGGATATTTGTAAATTTGGGCGACAAATTTCCCGGACGGAAATTTCTGAAACAAAAATGTTCTATTTTCTGTTACCTACACTTTTTTTATTCTGTCGTCTTGAGTCGGCCGAAACAAATCCTTGGAATCTTTCCATTGGTGAAAGAATTATCAATCGAAAACACGTCTCTCATATTGTAATAGAAACCAGAGTCGATCATTTTAGAGTTTCGATTTTGTTAAACGAACGTTTCCCTTATAACTACAAATCTAGGTCTGGTTCTTTTTTTATCAGGGTAAACGATGAAAAAGAAGCGCTTAAAATTTCGGAAAAGCTGGATCAATATTTAGAGTCCGGTTGGAATTTGAAAATTTATCTTTCCGGATCGGAAATTATTCGTTATGACTTGGATAAAACGATTCAGTAAATTCAAATCCGATTTTTTAAACCCTTTCACTTTTTTTGAAAGGGAATTCAATTATAGCGAGGCTCAGTCTTGGAAGGACCAGACTAGAATCGATCAGTCTTTTATTCGACTTGCGTTCCTTCTTCATTTTATGATGTATTCTACGCTTGCGATCCCAGAAGTCAGAAGTTCACAAAGAGGCGGTCTTTATTTAGGAATCATCTTTCTAGTCAACGTAATGGGTCTGGTTCTTTCTTTTCAGGAAAGGTTTCTTTCTTGGGTGATCCACGTCTCGAACATAGTCATCATTTTTCTGTTGATGAATTTATTTCATGAATCCTTCTATCATTTTAGGGATTTAGAAAGTCTTCAGATCTATAATAATTATTTTTTACTAATATCGTTTATTGTAATATTCCAAATGTTTCGTTTGAAAAAGGGTTCTTGTTTTTTAACCGGAACGGTTTCAATTTGTTTACATATCTTTTTCGTTTCTATTAAAAGAATGGAACTAGGACTAGATGATTTTCCTAGAATCCTTTTTGTGCCGGACGTGGTCTATGTTCTTTGTATCGTCATTGGTACTTCCTCCGTGATCATCGTAAAAAGGCTGATTTCTATTTCGTCTGAATTGGATCTAGAATATAAATTTATTCAACAGGATCTTATCGTGGCAAAACAAGTTCAGGAAAATTTATTTCCTGGAAAACTAAGTATTAAAGGAATTCGTTATGAAGTGATGAGGATTGCGCCCAATCATATAGGTGGGGACTTTTTTGATTTTGTACAACTCCGGGAAGGAAACACCGGGATTTTTCTTACGGACGTAGCGGGACATGGGATCGCTTCTGCTCTTGTTGCTTCTATGGTCAAGATTATGGTTTCTACGATGCCTTACATTTTGAAAGTACATCCTTCCCGTTTGATGGATTATATAGACGATTCTCTTCATAAACAATTTCAGTCTTATCACGCGTCTGCGATTTATATGTTTTTGGATTTTATTTCTAGGGAAGTTACGTTTTCAAATGCGGGACATCCGTATTTGATCCACGGTTCTTTTTCAAAAGAATTTCACGAAGTAGAAACAGAAGGCGCCATTTTAGGTTTTGGAATTAAAAAACCAATTGCGGGACAAGTCAAACTTCCTCTCGTCGAAAAGGATCGGTTTTTTTTATACACGGATGGTTTGATAGAAAACAAGAATCGAGAAGGAAAACTTCTTGGAACGGAAGGGCTGCTTGAAATATTGAATGCGAATCGATTTGAAAAAGATTTAGGCATCTTTAAGGCGAACGTACAAAAAACGGTCG
This genomic window contains:
- a CDS encoding PP2C family protein-serine/threonine phosphatase, with product MTWIKRFSKFKSDFLNPFTFFEREFNYSEAQSWKDQTRIDQSFIRLAFLLHFMMYSTLAIPEVRSSQRGGLYLGIIFLVNVMGLVLSFQERFLSWVIHVSNIVIIFLLMNLFHESFYHFRDLESLQIYNNYFLLISFIVIFQMFRLKKGSCFLTGTVSICLHIFFVSIKRMELGLDDFPRILFVPDVVYVLCIVIGTSSVIIVKRLISISSELDLEYKFIQQDLIVAKQVQENLFPGKLSIKGIRYEVMRIAPNHIGGDFFDFVQLREGNTGIFLTDVAGHGIASALVASMVKIMVSTMPYILKVHPSRLMDYIDDSLHKQFQSYHASAIYMFLDFISREVTFSNAGHPYLIHGSFSKEFHEVETEGAILGFGIKKPIAGQVKLPLVEKDRFFLYTDGLIENKNREGKLLGTEGLLEILNANRFEKDLGIFKANVQKTVENFFGNVALEDDTLFLIVEVE